The proteins below are encoded in one region of Vespula pensylvanica isolate Volc-1 chromosome 4, ASM1446617v1, whole genome shotgun sequence:
- the LOC122628699 gene encoding probable elongation factor 1-delta isoform X1, with amino-acid sequence MATATALTHEKVWFEKPSYDKAERLYFERMAKVMSNKIIRSYTINTDNSVINKHEDLININASTKSKSGKSEKCKDNKSLLSDNNVSTDILKQYKCQVKNSKNLKKEDECNILKMDNLDITEKCNVMHIQKEDIKICNDTVTKCTSKEVKEKKNKADTRHRNRGKGKNDIKEQKEQLPNQGNQQSTCPILPAGGSLANEVAKARQHIKQSLQCMDDIAALAGVSHSNQDVGSRIATLEKDNQDLRNVVQELRYIIEKLEKRVKVLEEEKTYPVLQICPAKPDTGLEKASDKEDDEDIDLFGSDSEGEDAEAARIREERLAAYAAKKAKKPALIAKSNIILDVKPWDDETDMNIMETEVRKIETDGLLWGAAKLVPLAFGIHKLQISCVVEDDKVSVDWLTEQIQEIEDYVQSVDIAAFNKI; translated from the exons GTGATGTCCAACAAGATTATAAGAAGCTATACCATTAACACTGATAATTCTGTAATTAACAAGCATGaagatctaataaatataaatgcttCAACGAAATCAAAATCtggaaaatctgaaaaatgtaAAGACAATAAATCGTTACTCTCAGATAATAATGTATCTACTGATATTTTAAAACAGTATAAGTGCCaagtaaaaaattctaaaaatcttaaaaaagaagatgagtgtaatatattaaaaatggacAACTTGGATATCACAGAAAAATGTAATGTGATGcatatacaaaaagaagatataaaaatttgtaatgatACGGTTACAAAGTGTACTTCAaaagaagttaaagaaaaaaagaacaaggcTGATACAAGACATAGAAatagaggaaaaggaaaaaatgatattaaggAGCAAAAAGAACAATTGCCTAATCag GGAAACCAACAGTCCACTTGTCCAATCCTACCTGCTGGTGGAAGTTTAGCCAATGAAGTTGCCAAGGCACGTCAACATATTAAACAATCCTTACAATGT ATGGATGATATTGCTGCACTTGCTGGAGTATCTCATTCCAATCAAGATGTTGGATCGCGCATAGCTACTCTTGAGAAAGATAATCAGGATTTACGAAATG TTGTTCAAGAATTgagatatattattgaaaagcTGGAGAAACGTGTAAAAGTactcgaggaagaaaaaacatatcCAGTTTTACAAATTTGTCCTGCTAAACCCGATACAGGGTTAGAAAAGGCATCGGAcaaagaagatgatgaagatatCGATCTATTTGGTTCAGATTCAGAG GGTGAAGATGCAGAAGCTGCTAGAATTAGAGAAGAACGTCTTGCTGCATATGCTGCAAAAAAGGCTAAAA aGCCGGCATTGATCGCTAAATCTAACATAATACTTGATGTTAAACCATGGGATGATGAAACTGATATGAATATTATGGAGACTGAAGTACGTAAAATTGAAACTGATGGATTACTATGGGGTGCAG CTAAACTTGTGCCACTTGCTTTTGGTATTCACAAACTTCAAATTTCTTGTGTTGTGGAGGACGATAAAGTGTCTGTTGATTGGTTAACTGAACAAATACAGGAAATCGAAGATTATGTCCAAAGTGTTGACATTGCCgctttcaataaaatataa
- the LOC122628699 gene encoding probable elongation factor 1-delta isoform X3 has protein sequence MATATALTHEKVWFEKPSYDKAERLYFERMAKYKCQVKNSKNLKKEDECNILKMDNLDITEKCNVMHIQKEDIKICNDTVTKCTSKEVKEKKNKADTRHRNRGKGKNDIKEQKEQLPNQGNQQSTCPILPAGGSLANEVAKARQHIKQSLQCMDDIAALAGVSHSNQDVGSRIATLEKDNQDLRNVVQELRYIIEKLEKRVKVLEEEKTYPVLQICPAKPDTGLEKASDKEDDEDIDLFGSDSEGEDAEAARIREERLAAYAAKKAKKPALIAKSNIILDVKPWDDETDMNIMETEVRKIETDGLLWGAAKLVPLAFGIHKLQISCVVEDDKVSVDWLTEQIQEIEDYVQSVDIAAFNKI, from the exons TATAAGTGCCaagtaaaaaattctaaaaatcttaaaaaagaagatgagtgtaatatattaaaaatggacAACTTGGATATCACAGAAAAATGTAATGTGATGcatatacaaaaagaagatataaaaatttgtaatgatACGGTTACAAAGTGTACTTCAaaagaagttaaagaaaaaaagaacaaggcTGATACAAGACATAGAAatagaggaaaaggaaaaaatgatattaaggAGCAAAAAGAACAATTGCCTAATCag GGAAACCAACAGTCCACTTGTCCAATCCTACCTGCTGGTGGAAGTTTAGCCAATGAAGTTGCCAAGGCACGTCAACATATTAAACAATCCTTACAATGT ATGGATGATATTGCTGCACTTGCTGGAGTATCTCATTCCAATCAAGATGTTGGATCGCGCATAGCTACTCTTGAGAAAGATAATCAGGATTTACGAAATG TTGTTCAAGAATTgagatatattattgaaaagcTGGAGAAACGTGTAAAAGTactcgaggaagaaaaaacatatcCAGTTTTACAAATTTGTCCTGCTAAACCCGATACAGGGTTAGAAAAGGCATCGGAcaaagaagatgatgaagatatCGATCTATTTGGTTCAGATTCAGAG GGTGAAGATGCAGAAGCTGCTAGAATTAGAGAAGAACGTCTTGCTGCATATGCTGCAAAAAAGGCTAAAA aGCCGGCATTGATCGCTAAATCTAACATAATACTTGATGTTAAACCATGGGATGATGAAACTGATATGAATATTATGGAGACTGAAGTACGTAAAATTGAAACTGATGGATTACTATGGGGTGCAG CTAAACTTGTGCCACTTGCTTTTGGTATTCACAAACTTCAAATTTCTTGTGTTGTGGAGGACGATAAAGTGTCTGTTGATTGGTTAACTGAACAAATACAGGAAATCGAAGATTATGTCCAAAGTGTTGACATTGCCgctttcaataaaatataa